One Delphinus delphis chromosome 16, mDelDel1.2, whole genome shotgun sequence genomic window, TGGCAGAGGGTCCAGAAGTGTCAGCCTAAGATTCAAAGGTGTTAATAACAATTTCTTGATCCTCAACCATGAATTATATTGAAAGAAGCAAAGTCTCTGCTGTAATATTCCAGAAGTTGGATTAAGATAGAGCTGGGGTTAGAAGCTTTACCTTTTTTACTCCACCAACACTTTGTACTATACCATATCATTCTGTACAGCAAATGCTAATTTAATTCTCTCAGTAAGGGCTTGAATCAAATTTGTCTTTAACTTCTATTTCCTGAGCCCTGGCATTGTACCTGGTACACTGTAGGTACTTACCCAGATATCTGTTAAAAGATTTAAATGCAAGAGTATGTGGAACCTTCTTTAATCAgaatagaatataaatatatttttattacaggaaaagaatcagGTAACTATACTTTAACTCCTTCTGAGTTGAAGCATGGCATGCTATGACTGTCAAGAATTTCTTCATGAGAATCTTGGTCTTTAACTAGGCTTCTGGATAGTGGGTGGACTGCTGGGAGGACTACTCCAACTGAAGAGTAACACCAGATCCTGCCCTGCAGTGTACGTGCCTCCTGCCCTGTATTCTTCTACATGATCCTGATGTCAAGTGTGATGTGCCTTATGAGTCTGAATGCTGACTTAAGAAGAACCTTCTGGTGGATGCTAACATTGCCGTTATTCATCATCATCTCTGGGTCATAAAATCCTTTGAGAATTGTATAAAAGCAATGAACCCTCTtctgagaaaaatgtataaacaaaaattGTTGCACAGAATTTCAAGGAGTCTGTAATTCTTTACATTAAACTTTCAATAAATGATTTCTGATCACAGGGTATGGCAACATTTATGTTGATAATAAGGTAAAACAAGTGGATATGTTGGGATGAACAAGAGCTGGAGACGCCTAAGTTTGCTTGCGATGGTAACCTACTTGGgctgggaagaagaaaaatagcaaGTCTTGATAGAGGAAAGAATGGGAGatgcttttctttaaagaaacaaaaaggaatgataaGCATTCCAGATAGGaggattaaaaagagagagaaaatactcctttgtaaaatgggactgaggcagaagaaccaaAGCTAATCAGGAGTACTAACTAGACAAAGCAATCTGTAGTTAATGGCTTTGGCAATGAATTTTTCTGTTATGATGCTAAAATTCTTAAGCAGATCTTGAAAAAGGGAGTTTGTAGGTAATTACTAAACGGCATTTGAGGCTAGGAGAAAAAGATACAGAATAAAGATAAACATGcttacagtaatcaaaaatccCAGATATAACCatatacaaatgaaaatacaatgtttCACTGATTTTAAGATGTACTTTTTTCACAGTTTAATATCTTTGAAACTGGGTTGCATCTATAATCAGTCGTGCAGTACAACTGgcattgtttcttctttcttagtgGTACATACTAGTGTGTTTTACAATTGGTGGCCTATTAAGATTCCATGAAATACCATAAATGTTTACTGTAAATGtaatgatatataaaaatatcaggtTAGATACTTTAATACATACTCTGATCTATAGTTTCTATACTcctgtatattacatatatagatGCACCAGGTTCTACCCAATTCTATCATTCTGGTGGGCTCTACAGAGTCTAACTATATGTCTCCCAAAGTCAACTTAGCGAAAACTAATCTCTGGTTACTCCtaagaagaaagaatcaaattCATTCCTCCCAAATAAATCTGTAGATGGATTACATGCTCCGGTTTATATTGTGCCTTCCAAGTATTTAGGTTCTTAGCTCTTAATAACATGTCTTCTGTCTACCTGattttaagtgacttgtccaaagtcatgtAGTTACAAAAGtggtcaaaatataaaatgacaacAATATAAATGGAGGCAAGCAGGATCTAAAAATTACCTGGCTGAACTGTCCAAGGGaatcttttaaagaaagaaatattttaacattgtCATGACTTTCAAAGCATTATTAATGTTcaaccaaagtaaaaaaaaaaataaaactattagatatgcaaagattaaaaattaactaACTCTGTTGGTGAGGGTGGGGGTAAAAGAGACATTCCCATAAAATGCTGATGGAAGTGTAAACTGCTACAATTTCTCTGGAGAGTAATcggaaataactgaaaaatgtcCTTTGGCCCAGTGAATCTCCTTGTAGGATTTTTCTTACAGGCATGTTCTCAGATGTGCACAAGAACACTGCAGAGTTGTTTGTAACAACAGACCAGACACAAGTTAAATGCTCTTCAAATGGTTGTTAGATACAGAACCCTGTGACACAGGCGAACAGCAGATCACTAACCGGCTATTAAACCAAATGAGCCAGGTATATGGAGCAAGAGAgaataatctctaaaatatacgaTTATATCAACAAAGCAAGTGTGCACTGTATACAACCATATGTGATTAAAACagggtgggagaggagaagggggagacaTCAAACACACAAGTTTGTATTTTTGTAGACTATGGAAGAACATAAAAGTTCCAGAAAGCACAAATGTGTCTTTGGCTGGGGTGGGGAACAAAGACACTGGGATTAAGTCAGTGAGGGAAGGAGACATACTCTctacttttgtaaaaatattaaatcatattATTAAATATCAGTTACgaataatagaaaatatctttCATTTCCCTAAAACGATGAATAAATCAACATAGAAAGCCAGAGCTCTTTCAGCTTCATCTTAAAGAATCTGGTGAATGTTACCTTTCCACTCTTCTATTGTGTGTTCCCTTTCATCTAACTGCTTGTCAGGTATCTTTGGTGGTGGCTGAAAAACAAGGCAACAATATTGAGTCAGTTTATTGGGAGTATATAAATTGTTTACAATTATTTGAAATGTTAGCCAGACTTGGAAAAATACATCATTAGGCCAAGATTGATCAATGATCAACACTGATCTTGCGTAGAGAGAACAGTGACAGGAAAAAAGATGTTTAAccgtctttttcttttcttcctgtttttgaaatggtcacatttttatttatatcataGAATTGTGCTATGATTTGGATATAATAAGTTGTTTACAACTAAGTTAAGATGTTTTCCCAAAGTGCTCAACATTCTAGCTCAGCATACAAGTATCACggcaaaaaggcaagaaacagtgGGGGGGAACTTTATTTTGTGTAGGAGGTACTTGGATATGTTCATTCTCTTAAGAAACTTTTcatgcaaaaacagaaaaacgccatcatcatttatttatatttttatttaaaattttaaaatatcctccaAACCTAACTTTAATTCTAACTCTAAGGGTACAATATAGTCTTcaaacattaaagaaaagaacTTACAGCTTCTGCTTCAGAAGGATCATACCAGACGTTGATATACGGGTGCTGGAGAGCTTCATCTACAGAAATCCTTTTAGATGCATCAATTACCAGCATTTTAGATAACAAATCCCTTGCCTGACTGGCTGCAAAAATAATGAGACGTTAATGTACACGTATctcataaaagttttaaaattatcaataaatttcagaaacttgaaattatcatttattaaaaaatgttttaaacagaaTAGATTTACTATAAAATTAGGTCATacatatgattaaaaaatataaaatcacaaaaaaagaactaaaaagaagtaaaacctcACACTGTTCCATTACCCAGAGACAATGTTATGTCCCATGAGAATATGAATATACCCTCATAAACCCCCTCCACAACCACCCACCTACCCACAATGGAATTAAagatatatgtttataaaaagtACCTTTAAGTTTATTGTGTTCCGAGTCAGCTGGGAAAAGTACATCAGGGAAGAGTTTCTCAAAGCTATATCCAGCATATTTAGGTCTGTTTTCAACATAAGTCCTTACtgttggttgtagtttcttcatGAATTCAGGACATGGTGTTCCAAGCTGTTCAATAACTTTATTCCACTGATCAATATCTAATATCAAGTAGCTAAGAAAAAATACTGTGTATCTAATGTTCAACATATTAGTCATATccatattaaaataagaaaatggcaattaaaaaatcctaagaaagaatgTGGCAGTTATAAATCTTACAGCCACCTTGCAAAAGGCAATGATTGTAGGTGGACAAAAAGGATCAGTAAACAAGCTTTGTTAACCTTATTTattatgtgcatgtgtgtctacTAATActaattttatcataaaaatgGAAGCTTAAATTCTTATATTCTAAATACACAAATTCTAAATACAAATGATAAGTGGctcaaagaaaaatgacaattacTACCCATAAGGACTCTAAATGTAAACTGTACATAATTTTAGAATACAAAATTTGCCTTTCCTTCCAGCTTATCAGAAAATGTGAACGCATTTCCGAGAagataggaaatatttattacatgtcCTGCATTTTTTGAGTTTTCTACACTAACAGAAAACCAGTAGCAATGAAAATGATGGCATTTCCTTTTGCCATTCTTTGTTCAGCTTATgttagtaaaatttttttaaagctctgaaatttaagaaaatgactcAGTATTTTGGTTAAGGTGTAAGGTTAGAATTCTCTGGTCTCTTTCCTTCCAATCTTTAGCGTTTACACCTCCAACTCCTCCCCGTGGACTAAGACCTAAAACTTTCTTATTGTAACCCAGTGAATATGGTTTTTCCCATTCCTCTTCCTAAAACAATTCTAAGTTTCACTAGCTGATAGACACATAACAGGTCACTGTTATTATAAAGATTAGTAGTCATTCAGATGAACAAAAATCATGACCCAAATCTACTCATCACCATGTAAAATTATTACTGCTGAAATTCTCAGATGAAAAGATCAGTATGTTATGTTGAGTAATGAGACaataaccaaaagacatagaacaCACAGCACATTAACAAAAAAGGAAGTGGGGAGGACAAAACAAAAGGATGACCAGAAGCAACAGACAATTCCAAAATTCATATTATGTCCTAAGTACTTCTAGACTTACTCAAGTGtataattattagaaaatttaataCAAGCCATGACTTTTGATTTAGGTTAAATAAATCAACTCAAAGCCAGCAAATAATTGTGGATAATTAACCTGAGCAGTTTTCAGAATTAACATATGAAACAACAAATAAATTAGGGAAAGGAAAGTCTAAGTCAAATAGCAGGTGGTATTTTGAAAGAGTAATTTAACAATACTTTCTTATTAGGGAGAGACAAAATACATTATACCTGACCAAGCTGAAGTGCTGTCATACATTTTGACCTTTAGAAACTACATTTTAGGCCAAAGATAAGGATACGATCAGTACCTGGGAACAAAACACCACCTTTGATCATTTCTCCCATGATGCACCCAACTGACCAAATGTcaactgaaaacaaaatgcaatgacATTAACATAAAGattttggttaaaataaaaaaatatatataaacattaaaaaaaatcacacacaccatgtatacttcaaaattatagaaagcagtataaaataaaaatgaatgacagTGAATGTGCTCTAACTACCAGCAGAGACTGTATTTCCTACTGCCAGATGCAGCCTACAAACATTTCAGCTTCGTATCTCAACAATTTTTGAACTATAACAGCCACAAACTTTACgtctgtttaaaaaaacccacatgtATGAATGTACactatattcattttcattagaGAACATAAGGAAGTTCATCACCTAACTAATTAAACTGCTGCAGCAGCACAAGGATACAGTCCCTTCCTGGAAAGAGGATTTTGTGGCAAACCATTTCTCCCATAATGCACCCCACAGACCATAAATCCACTATATGTTTGCagcacaaaagaaggaaaagcaaagcaaaaggtCGTTAAAATCAAAGAAGCATAATATGACTGCATTATATAAAAACTGCAAAAcatcaccaaaagaaaaaagtgattttaattttagctaatggaataatttaaaacacaaaatatttgtcAAAAGGCTTTGATTCACAAAAGCAAATGTGACGTGTGGCGTTTTAACTACGTATCTAATTTAAAGTGAGAGCTATGCACAGAaatcacataatttaaaaaacctacaCATTTTGCCcctgaaaatttatttataaaatatgaaaaagaaccaaacacaAATCTTACAAGTAAGGCTGAAAATGTACATGAggtagcaaaatttaaaaaataaaatctttgtacTATTTTGAGGTTCAACTGTGCATTATACTCTCTCTTTAagtcaaataaaagaaaaaagcatgagcAGAAATAATCTAGTATATTAAAATACTTAACAGAAACAATGTTTCTATGAATAATTACAGTTAAAAAGTTAATCTAAAGCTCTTCAGAAATTTTCAAGTTGGAGTTAATAAATTCGTTTTGAGAGGTGCTATGTTTACTCTGAATTGAaggtcatttttctccttggcaACACCATGCTGCATTTACTCTACTATTCCAAAAGGAGCAAGTGCATAGAGAACTAACaaataatcaattaaaaaaacctaGTAAAAGAAGTATATTTCATGTTTTCCACCTAAAGTGTTTTAAACCCATAGAACCAGAACGCTTTTGGTTTAAGAAGTTGGTTTTGGCTGAATACAGTATGAAATTTCCCACAGATTTATTATCTACAGAGTCTCCTAGTAGACTTACTGACCCTTgccaactttaatttttttctttttttttgttggccacgcagcatgcaggatcttagtcccccgaccaggatcaaacccgtgccccctgtggtggaaatgcggagtcttaaccactggaccaccagggaagtcccatgacccTTGTCAACTTTAAATGAGAGCTCTAGTCAATACTGAAAAGAATCTGCTAGACATAGAAATGGGCAATTTGAGGACCTCCACCTGTTTCATTAAAACTAACCACATACCCTGACATTTTATATCTTTGGGTTTGAAAATCAGACAAAAAGAGTAGGTGCTTGCAGTTTAATACAAGAGGAGAATGAGCAATTTGAAAGGAAAGCTTTAGAAACttgcatttgtttttgaagtttgaaGGCCCCAATTCTCTaatagcaaaagaagaaaagggcagGAATAGATGTTAGAAATATATCCTTTACCAATACAGGAGGACTTGGGAACTTAAAGTCAGTACTTTCTAATACACTCATAAGGAGACTGCCAGTTCATTACAGAATTTTAGGAGCTAGATTAGGAACAAATTTTAGAAATCCTGTGGAACTAAAGTTTCTCtaaaatttcacattaaaatacatacaaatctttttatatttatggcATAGTTCAACtttcaagaataaaattttagaggaaaagttaACATTCATAAATCAgttcagagaaaaattttttcCAGGGTTTTCATTTTGGCAAAAatctatgaaaataatttttccctgTGGACTTTATAGAGAATAGCAAGCTTTAGTTAAATATTCAGGACACAACTTATGTACATAATCTTAAGAAAAACATCTTAAAACAGATTTCAAAAGCTGCAAGCATGAGAGAAGATATTGTCTGGGTTAATGAAGACTTTCCTCAGAATATGATAAGCCTGATTCATACATAAAGCAAATTTTACAGTGTCTAACTGCTCAGTCTATTTGGCAGTTTAAATATATTCCATTATCTCACACTTTACAAAAAGTTTTGAGCCGGCTTTCAATAAAAGacatataaaataaagttgttaaaacagGTGGGGGTGGGTGAAAGGTGTTAATAAAAGGCAGAAGTTCTTATGTTTAACCTTGCTGGCTAATGTAGTTATCATAATTAAGCATTACATTTGACTCAGTTTCCTGGggcccaaaaaaataaaaaaaaaaaggcaataaggTAGATCTATATAATTCTTACCTAAGAAAGGAAAGCATGTCAATTCTTTACATGACAGTTATTCTTGGTGCTAATTTCTGGTAGGGAGCTCCCAAGATCACAATTATAAGAGAGAGTGCCACATTATACATTATCTGTGACAATCAATGGTTTTACAGCAAATACAAAAACAATCTTCATGCCGGTCACTTAAAGCagcaattctcaaaaaaaaaaaaagtctaatacTAAATCTAACTCACTGGGTTTTACAGGGTATAAGGCAATTTCAGATAAAGAGTAAGACAACAGCATGTTTATTTAAGAACAAAAGAATAGtagtaaatatttaaagtgtttttaatgagctcagaaaagaaaattaagctaAAATCCTCAGTTCAATGTTatcttttataaaaaagaatccCAAAAATTGACTTGATACAGTTTCCTGATTCAAAGTGAACTGTTGTTTTAGATTCTTTGCTAGAAAAAATGTCTAGGTCCTATTCTAGTAAGTATTTTGGATTAAGTtaccacatttaaaaagttatagtTTAAGTCAATAAAATCCTGTGTAGACTTATTCATCTCTTAAATGACTGAGATTCAACAAAATttcttaagtataaatatatgtatatttatgcataattttttttaaattcacgaACTACATGCCTGATAATGTTCTTCAACCTTGATTCTAATGCTGATACATATAACTGACTATACTCGCACATAATAATGCCATTTCTTTAAGGCTGGACACAAGGTCGTTGATGAAACATTGTTTTCTCTGAAAGGCAACCTTAAATTAATTATCCATCAGCTATGCAGAATGGCTTTATTGCAGCTCTTAAAGTTTGCACTAAGTGCTACTGCTATTAACTTTAATGTCATGGGATTGGAAATGTGTGCAAATATCATTAAGGCAAACTTAAGATTTCTTGAGCCCATGTTAGAATGCTCATTTTCAAGTTACAGgcaagaaaatggtatatattCTGTTACAGGGGCCATGGCAACAAATTCTTTATCTAATGGTAGTGTTGATGattatgtatttgtatttaaataaacAGAGGCCCCAAGTTTTTCCAAACATTTATGACAGAATTTGTAGTTACTTTCAAACTCTTGATAAACATCATTTCATACAGCGATACATTTAACTCTATGCACTTCAATTTAAGTATTTACATAAGAAATCtgataaacaaaagcaaataaatcagAACAGTATTTCAAGTAAATAGTGTTTGCTGACCGTTTTCTTTGTAGCCCATCCCTAGGATGACCTCAGGTGCTCTGTAGTAGCGAGTCACTACGTAAGGTGTCATCATAAAACTAGTTCCTGCAGTCCTGGCCAGTCCAAAGTCAAGAATCTTCAAAGTGCAGTCTGATTTTACTACTATATTACTGGGCTTTAagtccttcaaaaataaaaattaaaaaaatggctgctataatataaacaaatattttgcaGTCCACAAGTTATGAGATCACTTATAAAACAATTCATGGTTactgttcatttttctcactGTTATCACTGCACAGATTCATCATAATAGGCAAATCTGAGAAATTAGCTTGATggcatttttaatttatgaatatatacagTTATTAGAAGTTAGTAATGCTTTATTTGCTAGAAATTATGATTAGCTAGAAACTTTCAATCAAGTGGTGTGAAAGCAATTTGGAAAGGCATCTCAAAGCTCATGTAAGAACTATTACAGTAAAAGTAAGAGAGAATCATAAAGTTAGCATTTATATGCACTTGTATACTAAATTACCAGCTTTTAAAAGACCCCATTTTAAGGTCAAAACAAGCTTTATATAGATACTATATACCAACAATGGGCCATTCTATGTCAACCCAAGCACATGTCACTTGACCTTTCAAACTGGCAGACGTTCAACTCTAAAGGATCGAAGTCAGTCCTTCCATCACTGATTTCCAACCCGAAATCGTACAAATTTGTTCATAAAAATTTTGACTGCCAGTTGAGGTAGGACACCATTGTCTTGGTGCCACTAATCCATAAAATTACTTGTTGTTGATGCTACCAAATAATGTCTTTGTGAAGAATTTCCCACCTGAACCCAACCTCAAGGAATTCTGTGCTATGATCATTAAAAGGCAGCAGCATAAACACTCATGGCTTCAAGTTCAACCCATGAACTTGTTAGCTCCCATGAATTCTATTATGAACCTAGaccaaagaaagcaggagtatGATTCACATACACTGAATACCAG contains:
- the MAPK8 gene encoding mitogen-activated protein kinase 8 isoform X3; translation: MSRSKRDSNFYSVEIGDSTFTVLKRYQNLKPIGSGAQGIVCAAYDAILERNVAIKKLSRPFQNQTHAKRAYRELVLMKCVNHKNIIGLLNVFTPQKSLEEFQDVYIVMELMDANLCQVIQMELDHERMSYLLYQMLCGIKHLHSAGIIHRDLKPSNIVVKSDCTLKILDFGLARTAGTSFMMTPYVVTRYYRAPEVILGMGYKENVDIWSVGCIMGEMIKGGVLFPGTDHIDQWNKVIEQLGTPCPEFMKKLQPTVRTYVENRPKYAGYSFEKLFPDVLFPADSEHNKLKASQARDLLSKMLVIDASKRISVDEALQHPYINVWYDPSEAEAPPPKIPDKQLDEREHTIEEWKELIYKEVMDLEERTKNGVIRGQPSPLAQVQQ